A DNA window from Ignavibacteriales bacterium contains the following coding sequences:
- a CDS encoding DUF362 domain-containing protein — protein MTHIITRRDFLRKTGAAAIIATTGAPLFANQTVEKKSKVILIRNQSIVDKNGNVNQNIFGQMLDEATVKLFDTKTSDAAWKQIFKPADIVGIKSNTWKYLPTPPEVENTLKARLKSVGVKEENISIDDQGVLSNPVFQKATALINARAMRAHHWAGVSGCLKNYIMFTPEPSDLHPDSCVDLGSLFKLPIVKGKTRLHVLLMMTPQFNCLGPHHFDKEFIWQYKGILVGTDPVALDAVGLKIIEAKRRLYFKEDLPIRPAPKHIAAAEQKHGVGVADMKKIDLLKLGWNDGVLI, from the coding sequence ATGACACATATAATAACCCGGCGGGATTTTCTCCGCAAAACAGGTGCCGCGGCAATAATAGCAACAACCGGAGCGCCATTATTCGCAAATCAAACAGTTGAAAAGAAATCAAAGGTTATACTTATCCGTAACCAAAGTATTGTCGATAAAAACGGGAATGTTAACCAAAATATTTTCGGGCAGATGCTTGATGAGGCGACGGTAAAATTGTTTGATACTAAAACTTCCGATGCGGCATGGAAACAGATTTTCAAACCGGCCGATATTGTTGGTATAAAATCTAACACATGGAAGTATTTGCCCACTCCGCCTGAAGTTGAGAACACGCTAAAAGCACGACTGAAGAGTGTTGGTGTTAAAGAAGAAAATATAAGCATAGACGATCAGGGAGTGTTGAGCAATCCGGTTTTCCAAAAAGCTACCGCGCTTATCAATGCACGTGCGATGCGGGCACATCATTGGGCGGGTGTGAGCGGATGTCTGAAAAATTATATCATGTTCACTCCGGAACCGTCGGATCTTCACCCTGATTCGTGTGTTGATCTTGGAAGTTTGTTTAAACTTCCGATAGTGAAAGGTAAAACACGGCTACATGTTCTCTTAATGATGACGCCGCAATTCAATTGTTTGGGACCACATCACTTCGATAAAGAATTTATCTGGCAGTACAAGGGGATACTTGTCGGCACAGATCCGGTGGCGCTCGATGCTGTCGGTTTAAAAATAATCGAAGCGAAACGTAGACTGTATTTCAAAGAAGATTTACCGATACGTCCGGCACCGAAACATATAGCAGCGGCGGAACAGAAGCACGGTGTTGGTGTAGCAGATATGAAGAAAATCGACCTACTCAAACTCG